The following proteins come from a genomic window of Lolium rigidum isolate FL_2022 chromosome 5, APGP_CSIRO_Lrig_0.1, whole genome shotgun sequence:
- the LOC124655097 gene encoding uncharacterized protein LOC124655097 gives MEFSRRGPATDGVADGHRCPDPPPHGDAMLVMRDALLWQLHKDRLRQEIILSELAKIERTVALRAASGHHTTAMPRDSMPQHRGPVFGWEHYGDVSEENDVKLPPNNDRQTAESRFPKPVGEDRANKSCNTCKCGGNAGPHSSAFDDLKLQDPVQTVPPSKTSPAVKWELTGITIPVKKPKPKLPMTWSCTVCQVLVNIEKVVQKHCAGRMHQSNIATLESRIKAISGQKAKKGAKPSTGTDEIKTSSIRWSCSTCQANGLCQSDLEEHLKGTEHQHNIVASCKEGSNNDMVKNIAPDEAKLHKSNVPQHAEKAHSVGCSTCQVICGRESDLQIHLKGKRHLNKIRAVLEESKNVAALCQEGSNNDVAKNIAPHEAKSHESNVSQHAEKPPLVACDICQVICGRESDLEIHLKGKRHLNKIRVLLEESKNVAALCQEGSNNDVAKNIAPHEAKSHESNVSQHAEKPPLVACDICQVICGRESDLEIHLKGKRHLNKIRVLLEESKNITMDPEAHKTDLNQDSAPQHMEKTNCELDLESHLRDERLQLNIQALGEKTKQEKSNPQEIAKGRIPSSEWDCATCQAKCNSKAQFEHHCTNRRDQRKINVILGEDDIAKVSSLHIEVPCKEGSNNDMVKNIVSREAKAHQSNVPEHAEKPPSVWSCSTYQGICNCESDLDIHLMSKRIQDIVKECRNIAMNSESQNTKVNPTSVPQHVEETNCQLNWEGHPDLRDERLQPMNDRALRETINQDKNNPAEIAKDQIPSSEWDCAMCEVKCNSKAHFEHHCTGIKHQQKINMTLGEGDIAKVSSLHIKVPCKEGSNNDMIKNIVSQEATSNQSNVPEHAGKPPLVGCSICQVMCGRELDLVIHLHGKKHIKKIRALLEESKNNAMNSEPQKANMNPDSVPQPVEITNCELDLESHLTEERHRLMNDWTLHEKISQDPLELVKDQIPSSEWDCAVCHAKCNSRAQFENHCLSKKHQRKTQMILSKSDIAKTGCLEALDELPSDGSNSKNELPSDGSNRENEQPSPNMEEQKASNFCGRMLEHHCIGGSPEQSSMQRNGMC, from the exons ATGGAGTTCTCCCGCCGCGGCCCAGCCACCGACGGTGTCGCCGACGGCCACCGCTGCCCCGACCCTCCGCCGCACG GAGACGCGATGCTGGTGATGAGGGACGCCCTGCTGTGGCAGCTCCACAAGGACCGCCTTCGTCAGGAGATCATCCTGAGCGAGCTCGCCAAGATAGAGCGCACCGTGGCACTTCGCGCCGCGTCCGGTCACCACACCACGGCGATGCCCCGGGACAGCATGCCGCAACACAGAGGACCCGTCTTCGGCTGGGAACACTACGGCGACGTGAGTGAGGAAAATGATGTGAAGCTACCACCAAACAACGACAGGCAGACTGCGGAATCCAGATTTCCAAAGCctgtcggggaagatcgtgccaaCAAATCCTGCAACACCTGCAAATGTGGTGGTAATGCGGGTCCACATAGCTCAGCATTTGATGATCTGAAACTGCAAGATCCCGTTCAG ACTGTTCCTCCAAGTAAAACATCGCCTGCGGTGAAGTGGGAACTGACAGGAATAACCATACCAGTTAAGAAGCCGAAGCCGAAGCTACCCATGACATGGAGTTGCACCGTGTGCCAGGTGCTGGTAAACATTGAGAAGGTCGTACAGAAGCATTGTGCTGGGAGGATGCACCAGTCAAATATAGCAACATTGGAATCAAGAATTAAGGCCATCAGTGGTCAGAAGGCGAAAAAAGGAGCAAAACCTTCTACTGGTACAGATGAGATAAAAACATCTTCAATAAGATGGAGTTGCAGCACCTGCCAGGCCAACGGTTTATGCCAATCAGACTTAGAGGAACACCTCAAAGGCACAGAACACCAGCACAACATCGTAGCTTCATGCAAAGAAGGCAGTAACAACGATATGGTGAAGAACATTGCACCGGATGAAGCAAAATTGCACAAGAGCAATGTGCCACAGCATGCAGAAAAGGCACATTCGGTAGGCTGCAGCACTTGCCAAGTTATCTGCGGCCGCGAATCAGATCTGCAGATCCACCTGAAGGGTAAAAGGCACTTGAATAAGATTCGAGCCGTACTCGAAGAGAGCAAGAACGTTGCAGCCTTATGCCAAGAAGGCAGCAACAACGATGTAGCGAAGAACATTGCACCGCATGAAGCAAAATCGCACGAGAGCAATGTGTCACAACATGCAGAGAAGCCACCTTTAGTAGCTTGCGACATTTGCCAAGTTATCTGCGGCCGCGAATCAGATCTGGAGATCCACCTGAAGGGTAAAAGGCACTTAAATAAGATTCGAGTCCTACTTGAGGAAAGCAAGAACGTTGCAGCCTTATGCCAAGAAGGCAGCAACAACGATGTAGCGAAGAACATTGCACCGCATGAAGCAAAATCGCACGAGAGCAATGTGTCACAACATGCAGAGAAGCCACCTTTAGTAGCTTGCGACATTTGCCAAGTTATCTGCGGCCGCGAATCAGATCTGGAGATCCACCTGAAGGGTAAAAGGCACTTAAATAAGATTCGAGTCCTACTTGAGGAAAGCAAGAACATAACCATGGACCCTGAGGCACACAAAACAGACTTAAACCAGGACAGTGCGCCACAACATATGGAGAAAACCAATTGCGAATTAGACTTGGAGAGCCACCTCAGAGACGAGAGACTCCAACTGAATATTCAGGCTCTTGGCGAGAAAACCAAGCAAGAGAAAAGCAATCCACAAGAAATTGCCAAGGGCCGAATACCATCATCAGAATGGGATTGTGCTACTTGCCAGGCCAAATGTAACTCCAAAGCTCAATTTGAGCACCACTGCACAAATAGAAGAGATCAACGGAAGATCAATGTGATACTCGGCGAAGATGATATTGCGAAAGTGAGCAGTCTTCACATCGAAGTCCCATGCAAAGAAGGAAGTAACAACGATATGGTGAAGAACATTGTGTCACGGGAAGCAAAAGCGCATCAGAGCAATGTGCCAGAGCATGCAGAGAAGCCACCGTCAGTATGGAGTTGCAGCACTTACCAAGGCATCTGTAACTGTGAATCAGATTTGGATATCCATCTGATGAGTAAAAGAATCCAAGATATAGTAAAAGAATGCAGGAACATTGCAATGAATTCCGAGTCACAGAATACAAAGGTGAATCCAACTAGTGTGCCACAACATGTAGAGGAAACGAATTGCCAATTAAACTGGGAGGGTCACCCCGACCTCAGAGATGAGAGACTCCAACCAATGAACGATCGGGCCCTTCGCGAAACAATCAACCAAGATAAAAACAACCCAGCAGAAATTGCCAAGGACCAAATTCCATCCTCAGAATGGGATTGCGCTATGTGTGAGGTCAAATGTAATTCTAAAGCCCATTTCGAGCATCACTGCACAGGCATAAAGCATCAGCAAAAAATAAATATGACACTCGGTGAAGGCGATATTGCAAAAGTGAGCAGTCTCCACATCAAAGTCCCATGCAAAGAAGGCAGTAACAACGATATGATCAAGAACATTGTGTCACAGGAAGCAACATCGAATCAGAGCAATGTGCCAGAGCATGCAGGGAAGCCACCTTTAGTAGGTTGCAGCATTTGCCAAGTTATGTGTGGCCGTGAATTAGATCTGGTGATCCACCTGCATGGTAAAAAGCACATTAAGAAGATCCGAGCGCTACTCGAAGAAAGCAAGAACAATGCAATGAATTCTGAGCCACAGAAAGCAAACATGAACCCGGATAGTGTGCCGCAACCTGTGGAGATAACAAATTGCGAATTAGACTTGGAGAGCCACCTCACAGAGGAGAGACACCGTCTCATGAATGATTGGACCCTTCATGAAAAAATCAGCCAAGATCCACTAGAACTTGTGAAGGACCAAATACCATCTTCAGAATGGGATTGCGCTGTATGCCATGCCAAATGTAACTCTAGAGCTCAATTTGAGAATCACTGCTTAAGCAAAAAGCATCAACGGAAGACCCAGATGATACTCAGCAAAAGCGATATCGCTAAAACAGGTTGTCTGGAGGCCCTGGATGAACTGCCTTCGGATGGCTCGAATAGCAAGAATGAACTACCTTCGGACGGCTCCAACAGGGAGAATGAACAGCCTTCACCGAACATGGAGGAGCAGAAGGCATCGAACTTTTGCGGTAGAATGCTAGAACATCATTGTATCGGAGGAAGCCCCGAGCAAAGCTCAATGCAAAGAAATGGCATGTGTTAA